In one Nomascus leucogenys isolate Asia unplaced genomic scaffold, Asia_NLE_v1 000919F_71286_qpd_obj, whole genome shotgun sequence genomic region, the following are encoded:
- the LOC100594537 gene encoding phospholipase D4 isoform X1: protein MDTKAGPPEMLKPLQRAAVAPTWPCSMTPRRPWDREAGTLQVLGALAVLCLGSMALIYLLWQVPRPPTWGQVQPKDVPRSWGHGSSPAWEPLEAEARQQRDSCQLVLVESIPQDLPSAAGSPSAQPLGQAWLQLLDTAQESVHVASYYWSLTGPDIGVNDSSSQMGEALLQKLQQLLGRNISLAVATSSPTLARNSTDLQVLAARGAHVRQVPMGRLTRGVLHSKFWVVDGRHIYMGSANMDWRSLTQVKELGAIIYNCSHLAQDLEKTFQTYWVLGMPKAVLPKTWPQNFSSHINRFQPFHGLFDGVPTTAYFSASPPALCPQGRTRDLEALLAVMGSAQEFIYASVMEYFPTTRFSHPPRYWPVLDNALRAAAFSKGVRVRLLVGCGLNTDPTMFPYLRSLQALSNPAANVSVDVKVFIVPVGNHSNIPFSRVNHSKFMVTEKAAYIGTSNWSEDYFSSTAGVGLVVTQSPGAQPAGATVQEQLRQLFERDWSSRYAVGLDGQAPGQDCVWQG from the exons ATGCTGAAGCCTCTTCAGAGAGCAGCAGTGGCCCCCACGTGGCCATGCTCCATGACGCCCCGCCGCCCGTGGGACAGAGAGGCTGGCACG TTGCAGGTCCTGGGAGCGCTGGCTGTGCTGTGTCTGGGCTCCATGGCTCTTATCTACCTCCTGTGGCAAGTGCCCCGTCCTCCcacctggggccaggtgcagccCAAGGATGTGCCCAGGTCCTGGGGGCATGGTTCCAGCCCAGCTTGGGAGCCCCTGGAAGCGGAGGCCAGACAGCAGAGGGACTCCTGCCA GCTTGTCCTTGTGGAAAGCATCCCCCAGGACCTGCCATCTGCAGCCGGCAGCCCCTCCGCCCAGCCTCTGGGCCAGGCCTGGCTGCAGCTGCTGGACACTGCCCAGGAGAGCGTCCATGTGGCTTCATACTACTGGTCCCTCACAGGGCCCGACATCGGGGTCAACGACTCATCTTCCCAGATG GGAGAGGCCCTTCTGCAGaagctgcagcagctgctgggCAGGAACATTTCCCTGGCTGTGGCCACCAGCAGCCCAACACTGGCCAGGAACTCCACCGACCTGCAGGTCCTGGCTGCCCGAG GTGCCCATGTACGACAGGTGCCCATGGGGCGGCTCACCAGGGGTGTTTTGCACTCTAAATTCTGGGTTGTGGATGGACGGCACATATACATGGGCAGTGCCAACATGGACTGGCGGTCTCTGACGCAG GTGAAGGAGCTTGGCGCTATCATCTATAACTGCAGCCACCTGGCCCAAGACCTGGAGAAGACCTTCCAGACCTACTGGGTGCTGGGGATGCCCAAGGCTGTCCTCCCCAAAACCTGGCCTCAGAACTTCTCATCTCACATCAACCGTTTCCAGCCCTTCCACGGCCTCTTTGATGGGGTGCCCACCACTGCCTACTTCTCA gcgtCGCCACCAGCACTCTGTCCCCAGGGCCGCACCCGGGACCTGGAGGCGCTGCTGGCGGTGATGGGGAGCGCCCAGGAGTTCATCTATGCCTCCGTGATGGAGTATTTCCCTACCACGCGCTTCAGCCACCCCCCCAG gtACTGGCCGGTGCTGGACAACGCGCTGCGGGCTGCAGCCTTCAGCAAGGGCGTGCGCGTGCGCCTGCTGGTCGGCTGCGGACTCAACACGGACCCCACCATGTTCCCCTACCTGCGGTCCCTGCAGGCGCTCAGCAACCCCGCGGCCAACGTCTCTGTGGACGTG AAAGTCTTCATCGTGCCCGTGGGGAATCATTCCAACATCCCATTCAGCAGGGTGAACCACAGCAAGTTCATGGTCACGGAGAAGGCAGCCTATATAG GCACCTCCAACTGGTCGGAGGATTACTTCAGCAGCACGGCGGGGGTGGGCCTGGTGGTCACCCAGAGCCCTGGCGCGCAGCCCGCGGGGGCCACGGTGCAGGAGCAGCTGCGGCAGCTCTTTGAGCGGGACTGGAGTTCGCGCTACGCCGTCGGCCTGGACGGACAGGCTCCGGGCCAGGACTGCGTTTGGCAGGGCTGA
- the LOC100594537 gene encoding phospholipase D4 isoform X2 has product MDTKAGPPEMLKPLQRAAVAPTWPCSMTPRRPWDREAGTLQVLGALAVLCLGSMALIYLLWQVPRPPTWGQVQPKDVPRSWGHGSSPAWEPLEAEARQQRDSCQLVLVESIPQDLPSAAGSPSAQPLGQAWLQLLDTAQESVHVASYYWSLTGPDIGVNDSSSQMGEALLQKLQQLLGRNISLAVATSSPTLARNSTDLQVLAARGAHVRQVPMGRLTRGVLHSKFWVVDGRHIYMGSANMDWRSLTQVKELGAIIYNCSHLAQDLEKTFQTYWVLGMPKAVLPKTWPQNFSSHINRFQPFHGLFDGVPTTAYFSGRTRDLEALLAVMGSAQEFIYASVMEYFPTTRFSHPPRYWPVLDNALRAAAFSKGVRVRLLVGCGLNTDPTMFPYLRSLQALSNPAANVSVDVKVFIVPVGNHSNIPFSRVNHSKFMVTEKAAYIGTSNWSEDYFSSTAGVGLVVTQSPGAQPAGATVQEQLRQLFERDWSSRYAVGLDGQAPGQDCVWQG; this is encoded by the exons ATGCTGAAGCCTCTTCAGAGAGCAGCAGTGGCCCCCACGTGGCCATGCTCCATGACGCCCCGCCGCCCGTGGGACAGAGAGGCTGGCACG TTGCAGGTCCTGGGAGCGCTGGCTGTGCTGTGTCTGGGCTCCATGGCTCTTATCTACCTCCTGTGGCAAGTGCCCCGTCCTCCcacctggggccaggtgcagccCAAGGATGTGCCCAGGTCCTGGGGGCATGGTTCCAGCCCAGCTTGGGAGCCCCTGGAAGCGGAGGCCAGACAGCAGAGGGACTCCTGCCA GCTTGTCCTTGTGGAAAGCATCCCCCAGGACCTGCCATCTGCAGCCGGCAGCCCCTCCGCCCAGCCTCTGGGCCAGGCCTGGCTGCAGCTGCTGGACACTGCCCAGGAGAGCGTCCATGTGGCTTCATACTACTGGTCCCTCACAGGGCCCGACATCGGGGTCAACGACTCATCTTCCCAGATG GGAGAGGCCCTTCTGCAGaagctgcagcagctgctgggCAGGAACATTTCCCTGGCTGTGGCCACCAGCAGCCCAACACTGGCCAGGAACTCCACCGACCTGCAGGTCCTGGCTGCCCGAG GTGCCCATGTACGACAGGTGCCCATGGGGCGGCTCACCAGGGGTGTTTTGCACTCTAAATTCTGGGTTGTGGATGGACGGCACATATACATGGGCAGTGCCAACATGGACTGGCGGTCTCTGACGCAG GTGAAGGAGCTTGGCGCTATCATCTATAACTGCAGCCACCTGGCCCAAGACCTGGAGAAGACCTTCCAGACCTACTGGGTGCTGGGGATGCCCAAGGCTGTCCTCCCCAAAACCTGGCCTCAGAACTTCTCATCTCACATCAACCGTTTCCAGCCCTTCCACGGCCTCTTTGATGGGGTGCCCACCACTGCCTACTTCTCA GGCCGCACCCGGGACCTGGAGGCGCTGCTGGCGGTGATGGGGAGCGCCCAGGAGTTCATCTATGCCTCCGTGATGGAGTATTTCCCTACCACGCGCTTCAGCCACCCCCCCAG gtACTGGCCGGTGCTGGACAACGCGCTGCGGGCTGCAGCCTTCAGCAAGGGCGTGCGCGTGCGCCTGCTGGTCGGCTGCGGACTCAACACGGACCCCACCATGTTCCCCTACCTGCGGTCCCTGCAGGCGCTCAGCAACCCCGCGGCCAACGTCTCTGTGGACGTG AAAGTCTTCATCGTGCCCGTGGGGAATCATTCCAACATCCCATTCAGCAGGGTGAACCACAGCAAGTTCATGGTCACGGAGAAGGCAGCCTATATAG GCACCTCCAACTGGTCGGAGGATTACTTCAGCAGCACGGCGGGGGTGGGCCTGGTGGTCACCCAGAGCCCTGGCGCGCAGCCCGCGGGGGCCACGGTGCAGGAGCAGCTGCGGCAGCTCTTTGAGCGGGACTGGAGTTCGCGCTACGCCGTCGGCCTGGACGGACAGGCTCCGGGCCAGGACTGCGTTTGGCAGGGCTGA